In the Pseudanabaena sp. PCC 7367 genome, one interval contains:
- a CDS encoding IS1 family transposase (programmed frameshift), whose protein sequence is MDTSKLTCPRCNSLKIVKNGKIHNGKQNFKCKQCNRQFVANSKKKYIANETKAQIDKLLLERVSLAGIARVVGVSPRWLQQYVNHKYAQVPQQVQVQAKKKGNLTIQMDELWSFVGKKRVKVWVWLAIDVDTKEIVGVYIGSRDEVGAQGLWQSLPPVYRQCAVCYTDFWRAYAQVVPSMRHQPVDKGSGLTNRIERFNCTLRQRASRLVRKSLSFSKKLANHVGAIWLFVHHYNSSLLV, encoded by the exons ATGGATACATCTAAGCTAACTTGTCCAAGATGCAATTCACTCAAAATTGTCAAAAATGGCAAAATTCACAACGGTAAACAAAACTTCAAATGTAAACAATGCAATAGACAATTTGTAGCCAATTCTAAGAAGAAATATATCGCTAATGAGACTAAAGCTCAAATCGACAAACTTCTGCTAGAGAGGGTTTCACTCGCAGGTATTGCCAGAGTTGTAGGTGTATCACCAAGATGGCTACAGCAATATGTTAATCACAAATATGCTCAAGTGCCCCAACAAGTGCAGGTACAGGCTAAAAAAAAGGGCA ACTTAACCATTCAAATGGATGAGCTGTGGTCTTTTGTAGGCAAGAAACGAGTCAAGGTTTGGGTTTGGTTAGCTATAGATGTTGATACTAAGGAGATCGTAGGAGTGTATATCGGTTCTAGAGATGAGGTTGGTGCTCAAGGATTATGGCAGTCTTTACCACCCGTTTATCGACAATGTGCTGTTTGTTACACTGATTTCTGGCGTGCCTATGCTCAGGTAGTTCCGAGTATGCGTCATCAACCAGTGGACAAAGGTTCAGGCTTGACTAATAGAATTGAGCGATTTAATTGCACTCTTAGGCAAAGAGCTTCAAGACTGGTTCGCAAATCTCTTTCTTTCTCGAAAAAGTTAGCTAACCATGTTGGCGCTATCTGGTTATTTGTGCATCATTACAACTCATCCTTACTTGTATAG
- a CDS encoding calcium-binding protein: MAIFFDLTNFNDVRGFIPTELWGFNQGVRGLGGDDFIRGSSDPEIFNGNRGRDTLRGNFGEDTLYGGRDNDLIDGEGNNDRVDGGFGDDTVRGGDNEDLVFGNDGNDDVFGDNGDDTLIGGFGVDNLTGGEGRDLFVFSDDDTVFDIFDADAVFDFSRGQGDLIGINDDAFGGRGVILDDRFDYSDIFGGGMSVDTVIEEDFSGRILGVVIDTDIGDLRDRIVSVPNDLFGFA, translated from the coding sequence ATGGCGATATTTTTTGATTTGACCAATTTTAATGATGTACGCGGGTTCATTCCCACTGAGCTGTGGGGATTTAATCAGGGCGTGCGTGGTCTAGGCGGTGATGACTTTATTCGTGGCTCTAGTGATCCGGAAATTTTTAATGGTAATAGGGGCCGTGACACCTTAAGAGGTAACTTTGGTGAGGATACGCTCTATGGCGGTAGGGATAATGACCTGATTGATGGCGAGGGCAACAACGATCGGGTAGATGGCGGCTTTGGCGATGATACGGTACGCGGTGGCGACAACGAAGACCTGGTATTTGGCAATGATGGCAATGACGATGTGTTTGGCGACAATGGCGACGACACCTTAATTGGTGGCTTTGGCGTTGATAATCTCACCGGTGGGGAAGGGCGCGATTTATTTGTATTTAGCGACGACGACACTGTGTTTGATATTTTTGATGCCGATGCGGTGTTTGACTTCAGCCGGGGTCAGGGCGATCTGATTGGTATAAACGACGATGCCTTTGGCGGGCGCGGTGTGATCCTCGACGATCGCTTCGACTATTCCGACATCTTTGGCGGCGGCATGTCCGTTGATACGGTGATCGAAGAAGATTTCTCCGGCCGCATTTTGGGCGTAGTAATCGACACTGACATTGGCGATCTACGCGATCGGATCGTATCAGTGCCCAATGACCTGTTTGGCTTTGCCTAA
- a CDS encoding Hfq-related RNA-binding protein, whose amino-acid sequence MTAQLDITSPTIRRLHNSIKEKQEIEVKLLTGDEIKGKVKWVDTQCLCVGEPGESPDTIIWHHAIAFVKC is encoded by the coding sequence ATGACTGCCCAACTTGATATCACCAGCCCCACGATCCGCCGCCTCCACAACAGCATCAAGGAAAAACAGGAAATAGAAGTTAAATTGCTCACCGGCGATGAAATTAAGGGCAAAGTGAAGTGGGTTGATACTCAATGTCTATGCGTAGGGGAACCGGGTGAATCGCCCGATACGATCATCTGGCACCATGCGATCGCTTTCGTGAAATGTTAG
- a CDS encoding dihydrolipoyl dehydrogenase family protein — translation MYDIVVIGGGPAGIEAALKAGELGAKTALVERWRLGGISTNDGCVPVRALAHAARLARESEQFELYGICGGDRPQVDFAKVLARVRDVVDTIHAKKDLPGQLASVDVDVFEHASGSSFKDERTLVLGDGRQIQSQKFIICAGGHGRRLNFPGSEYALTHSDIWAQSNLPKRVVVTGTGATGCQVASVLSAFGAEVHLFDRSQRILRTEDELVSQVVAAEFTNRGINIVYGYGGIKRLEKQADGSFEFFYDINGEEQSLACDALIMAAGWPGNTAQLNLAAVGVNTTKRGYIEVNDYLQTSNPNIYAAGDITGLMMVVSGATHEGRLAAENAILGNKRKYKHKIAPLGSFTDPEYASVGLREHEIGDGCEYVVGIIWFSDFVRAVIDNRTAGFCKLIVDVDTRKIIGAHVVGERAVETVNLVAAGMSSGLRVEQLAELEIAYPTYVGIVGQTAREAGRQVGIYLAAEHMPEHKMKSTAKSLH, via the coding sequence ATGTACGACATTGTAGTCATTGGTGGTGGCCCCGCCGGCATTGAAGCAGCGCTTAAGGCAGGTGAGCTAGGCGCCAAAACCGCCCTGGTGGAAAGGTGGCGATTGGGTGGAATTAGTACCAATGATGGCTGTGTACCGGTACGAGCCCTTGCCCATGCGGCTAGATTGGCACGCGAGTCGGAGCAGTTTGAGCTATATGGCATTTGCGGTGGCGATCGCCCCCAGGTTGACTTTGCCAAGGTGTTGGCCAGAGTCAGAGATGTGGTCGATACGATCCATGCCAAAAAAGATTTACCGGGTCAGCTAGCCAGTGTGGATGTGGATGTATTTGAACATGCTAGTGGTAGCAGTTTTAAGGATGAACGTACCCTGGTGCTGGGCGATGGCAGGCAGATTCAGTCCCAGAAATTTATTATTTGTGCCGGAGGACATGGTCGCCGCCTCAATTTCCCCGGCAGTGAATATGCCTTGACCCATAGTGACATTTGGGCACAATCCAACTTACCTAAGCGGGTCGTGGTAACTGGGACAGGAGCAACCGGTTGCCAGGTAGCCTCGGTGTTGTCGGCGTTTGGCGCGGAAGTGCATTTATTTGATCGATCGCAGCGGATTTTGCGCACTGAAGACGAGTTGGTCTCGCAGGTAGTCGCGGCAGAGTTTACCAATCGCGGCATTAATATTGTCTATGGCTATGGTGGAATTAAGCGCTTAGAAAAGCAAGCCGATGGTAGCTTTGAGTTTTTCTATGACATTAACGGCGAAGAGCAATCCCTGGCCTGTGATGCTTTGATCATGGCCGCTGGCTGGCCGGGTAACACTGCCCAGCTAAACCTGGCCGCCGTGGGCGTAAATACCACCAAGCGCGGCTACATTGAGGTTAATGATTATTTGCAAACCAGCAACCCGAATATTTATGCCGCTGGCGATATCACTGGTTTGATGATGGTGGTTTCCGGTGCGACCCATGAAGGACGATTGGCGGCAGAAAATGCGATTTTGGGCAACAAACGTAAATACAAGCATAAGATCGCGCCGCTGGGGAGTTTTACCGATCCTGAATATGCCAGCGTGGGGCTGCGCGAGCATGAGATCGGCGATGGTTGCGAGTATGTGGTAGGGATTATCTGGTTCTCGGATTTTGTCAGAGCGGTAATTGACAATCGCACCGCTGGTTTTTGCAAGCTGATTGTTGATGTGGATACCCGCAAGATTATTGGAGCTCATGTGGTGGGTGAGCGGGCAGTGGAAACGGTTAATTTGGTGGCGGCGGGGATGAGTTCGGGGTTGCGGGTGGAACAATTGGCAGAACTGGAGATCGCCTACCCCACCTACGTGGGCATTGTTGGCCAAACCGCCAGGGAAGCAGGCCGCCAGGTAGGGATATATCTAGCGGCAGAGCATATGCCAGAACACAAGATGAAATCTACGGCTAAGAGTTTGCATTAA
- the cobQ gene encoding cobyric acid synthase CobQ: protein MRSIMVVGTASNAGKSLLCAAFCRLLKQKGYNVTPFKGQNMALNSYVVENNLNGSGEIGYAQAVQAWAAQVKPTVAMNPILLKPQGDMTSQVIHLGKPVGITKAANYYRNYFDSGWQCIQASLAKLAADFEVVVCEGAGSPAEVNLRHRDLTNMRVALHLKAQTILVVNIDLGGAFAHVVGTLQLLPPEERALIKGIIINKFRGQRSLLDSGVEWLEKYTGISVLGVIPYLDIAFPAEDSASLFERRSRLNPAELQIVVIRLPRISNFTDFDPLLAEPSIDLKYILPGQSLGQPDAVILPGSKTTIADLEVLRSTGMIDQLRQFVNNGGVIMGICGGLQMLGKSIVDPECLEGDLNSAIGLNLLPIETVITPIKTAQQRSTTTNLAPPNLPITGYEIHQGKSNFSPLENEQVMPWFADPNLGFVTSDRQVWATYLHGIFDNGKWRRSWLNLLREKKNLPPLTIEVPDYNEQRDQLLDDLAKAIAEHVDLGRLGF from the coding sequence ATGCGATCGATAATGGTGGTGGGCACAGCATCTAATGCTGGTAAATCTTTATTATGCGCGGCTTTTTGTCGGCTACTCAAGCAAAAGGGATACAACGTAACCCCCTTTAAAGGGCAGAATATGGCGCTTAATTCCTATGTGGTGGAAAACAATTTAAATGGCTCTGGCGAAATAGGATATGCCCAAGCAGTACAGGCATGGGCAGCACAGGTAAAACCAACTGTGGCTATGAATCCTATTCTACTAAAACCACAAGGGGACATGACCTCGCAAGTAATTCACTTAGGTAAGCCAGTTGGTATTACTAAAGCAGCCAATTATTACCGGAACTATTTTGATTCTGGGTGGCAATGTATCCAAGCTTCACTTGCTAAGTTAGCAGCTGATTTTGAAGTAGTAGTTTGTGAGGGCGCAGGTAGTCCAGCGGAAGTTAATTTAAGGCATCGAGATTTAACTAATATGCGGGTTGCTCTGCATTTAAAAGCCCAAACTATTCTGGTGGTTAATATAGATTTAGGGGGGGCTTTTGCCCATGTAGTTGGTACTTTACAGCTTTTACCGCCAGAAGAAAGAGCCTTAATTAAAGGCATAATTATTAATAAGTTTAGGGGCCAACGATCGCTATTAGATTCCGGGGTCGAATGGCTAGAAAAATACACCGGAATTTCGGTACTTGGTGTAATTCCTTATTTAGATATTGCTTTTCCGGCGGAAGATTCTGCTAGCTTATTTGAACGACGATCGCGCCTGAATCCTGCGGAGCTACAAATTGTCGTAATTAGATTGCCCAGAATCTCTAACTTTACTGATTTCGATCCACTTTTAGCAGAGCCATCGATCGATTTAAAATACATTTTGCCGGGGCAATCTTTGGGTCAACCGGATGCAGTGATTCTGCCTGGTTCTAAAACTACGATCGCTGATTTGGAGGTATTGCGATCGACGGGAATGATCGATCAATTGCGCCAATTTGTAAACAATGGTGGCGTGATTATGGGAATTTGTGGCGGCTTACAAATGCTCGGCAAATCAATTGTTGATCCAGAATGCCTAGAAGGAGATTTAAACAGTGCAATCGGTTTGAATTTATTGCCGATCGAAACAGTAATTACACCAATCAAAACTGCACAACAACGCAGCACAACCACAAATTTAGCCCCACCTAATTTGCCAATTACTGGCTATGAAATTCATCAGGGAAAGTCTAATTTTTCGCCATTAGAAAATGAACAAGTTATGCCTTGGTTTGCTGATCCAAATTTGGGTTTTGTGACCAGCGATCGGCAGGTGTGGGCTACTTATTTGCATGGCATTTTTGATAATGGCAAATGGCGGCGATCGTGGCTTAATTTGTTGCGCGAAAAGAAGAATTTACCGCCTCTCACAATCGAAGTTCCTGATTATAATGAGCAACGCGATCAACTATTAGATGATTTGGCCAAAGCGATCGCTGAGCATGTTGATCTGGGGCGATTGGGCTTTTAG
- a CDS encoding DMT family transporter, producing the protein MNDPNLSPNSYQKTMSGIAKDLQTLRVNLLSRLSREVLALQSQKQSLTAEIEQLKAERKELEVQIVAQQGVSQQEIQRQQWIEQLARAIAIHLRADVDGHNSKLVKNHAQSFDRQLISLDSALHAAFHSLQKDVNSYSRDLNEQMLRMFSQKQRGEALLEALVERLDRQLRQTSDLAPDQNATNGTGALNGDPINPISRSDRRVNGAVNGDRLSAKANDVTTYVPSPPPAKKTEPKVLNNWWRGLILVLLASLSLSLQNVLVRVIFVPSQVIGIAEEVGGLVSPGIGSSFLLLMMRMIFAMPLMWLVATKLFKVNVASDLNGLIANTKKGLSIRVLLSAVLQFVSFALMFTAFSYGMKPAVVVTIFFLFPVFTSLMSWFFFGDRIPLKRGLIIVLIVSGILLTQDFFSAMSAGANINWVSFACAVTAAVTFAGYIITSAACFKQINPVSFTAINFIIVLLLSILCVMVSVPFQLDLIGFLMMPSLWGMCFLVALTTMGGYLFTNFGTKLMGAAPASLVSSSGPVFTTILAWLLISDQLSRVQVGGVFIVTLGVLMLSLQNLTKKR; encoded by the coding sequence ATGAACGACCCCAACCTCTCCCCCAATTCCTATCAGAAAACCATGTCTGGCATTGCCAAAGACCTGCAAACTTTGCGGGTAAATCTTTTGAGCAGGCTCAGTCGTGAAGTATTGGCGCTCCAATCACAAAAACAATCCCTTACTGCAGAAATTGAACAGCTCAAGGCCGAGCGTAAAGAACTAGAAGTCCAAATTGTGGCGCAACAGGGGGTATCGCAACAGGAAATCCAGCGCCAACAATGGATCGAACAATTAGCCAGGGCGATCGCCATTCACCTGCGCGCAGACGTAGACGGGCACAATTCCAAACTGGTCAAGAATCATGCCCAGAGCTTCGATCGCCAATTAATCAGTCTTGATAGCGCTCTCCATGCGGCTTTTCATAGCCTCCAAAAAGATGTAAATAGCTATAGCCGCGATCTGAATGAGCAAATGCTGCGCATGTTCAGCCAGAAGCAGCGGGGTGAGGCTTTACTCGAAGCATTGGTGGAAAGACTCGATCGCCAATTGCGCCAAACTTCCGATCTAGCCCCCGACCAAAATGCCACTAATGGCACAGGAGCCCTGAATGGAGATCCAATTAATCCAATTAGTCGTAGCGATCGTAGGGTAAATGGTGCAGTTAATGGCGATCGCTTGAGTGCCAAGGCCAATGATGTTACCACCTACGTGCCTTCCCCCCCGCCCGCCAAGAAAACCGAACCAAAGGTTTTAAACAACTGGTGGCGCGGTCTGATTTTAGTATTATTGGCATCCCTGAGCCTGTCGCTACAAAATGTGTTGGTGCGGGTAATCTTTGTGCCTTCGCAAGTGATTGGTATAGCTGAGGAAGTGGGTGGGTTGGTCTCACCTGGGATCGGCAGCTCATTTTTGCTCTTAATGATGCGGATGATTTTTGCGATGCCGCTGATGTGGTTGGTGGCAACCAAACTGTTTAAGGTGAATGTGGCGAGTGATCTCAACGGCTTGATCGCCAATACCAAGAAGGGGTTGTCGATCCGGGTTTTGCTCAGTGCCGTACTCCAATTTGTTTCGTTTGCGCTGATGTTCACTGCCTTTAGCTATGGCATGAAGCCAGCGGTGGTAGTCACAATTTTCTTCCTGTTTCCAGTATTCACTTCGCTGATGTCGTGGTTTTTCTTTGGCGATCGAATCCCGCTCAAACGTGGGCTGATTATTGTGCTGATTGTCTCTGGTATTTTGTTAACCCAGGACTTTTTTAGTGCCATGTCGGCGGGGGCAAATATTAATTGGGTTTCCTTTGCCTGTGCAGTGACGGCAGCGGTCACCTTTGCTGGCTACATCATTACTTCGGCGGCCTGCTTTAAACAAATCAATCCGGTTTCCTTTACGGCGATCAATTTCATTATTGTGTTGCTGCTCTCGATACTTTGCGTCATGGTTTCGGTCCCATTCCAGCTTGATTTAATTGGCTTCTTGATGATGCCCAGCCTGTGGGGGATGTGCTTCCTGGTGGCTCTCACCACGATGGGTGGTTATTTGTTTACTAACTTTGGCACCAAACTAATGGGGGCGGCTCCGGCTTCGTTGGTTAGCTCCAGTGGCCCTGTATTCACTACGATCCTGGCCTGGTTGCTGATCAGCGATCAACTCAGTCGAGTGCAGGTTGGAGGGGTGTTTATTGTGACGCTGGGGGTATTGATGTTGAGTTTGCAGAATTTGACTAAGAAACGTTAG